atgcatgaaaaataagaaattgaaatcattCAAACACCCATCATGATCCATGTGTTGGTATATatagaataagaaaaaaatgtaattattttgatagCCATGCCATAATTTattctgccaaaaaaaaaaaaacatataaaccagaaagagaaacaaacagaaatttgaggggaaaaaaagaaagaaaaagggaaagcaGATGAATGAAAAAGGTAAACATGGTAAATTGGGTTTAGCTAGGAAACCAGTGGAAATGGATTTCTGAGTGGTCGCCGTGCGTTAGTATTAATTTGGAATTGGTACTAGATCCTCCATCATCTGTCTTACTCTGTCTCTGTCTGTCTCTATCTCTATCTCTATCCCTATCTCTGTCTCTGTTTCTCTAGAGAGTCTCCTCCTACGTATATGGGCTGTCCACCTGTATACAATTATAGTAAAAGTAGCATTATTTCTtgtataatttaatattattacCAGTGCCGTCACTTTCCTCCTttcttttgccctttttcGCTGGCAAAAGCACAGTCGTTGGCACACCATACCCACCTGCCAAAGACCATATAAGATCATAAGACCTTCgaccaaagaaaagaagatcaTAAGATCGGCCATGAAAGACCCCTCCTGCCTAAGAAGAAGCTAtgtagcagagagagagagagagagaaagagagagcagGAAGAGGTGATGAGACAGTAGAATGACTGACAGAAGAGAGTGAGCACACTCAGGCAATTGTATAAAGCTATACCTTTGCGTGCTGCGTGCTCACTTCTCTTTCTGTCagccctccattttcattcatttttccttctcttctctgtgtctatcttcttcctccatcctctctctctctctctctctctttctctctatttCGCCCATCTTATTCCCCTTCCACCTTCTTCCAGGTctactctttctttctttcaagaagATAAGATAATcgaatttcatttcatttatatGTATTATGCCTCTCTCTCGTCGTCTGtctgctttttatttatatttatttttcattcattttcccAGGCAAAGAGCCCCTCCTTCGTACCCTTGAATCAATTTAGGGTACCTCTTTATCTTTTGCAAGATGATATGATGAAGGGACTACCATACAAAAAGCGACAATGAAGGGAAAGAAAACCCACACACACCTacatatgtttattttttattttttattcttttgaggaataaaaatatattttcatgtaTTACAATAGATAACACAATAACAATATCGTGAAACATCCGGACGGTATTCGGTAcatttattataataataaacttatttgaaggaCAATTTCGAGTTCACTTtatcatattatattttaaaaatctaaACCGTTTATCTTTTATGTACTTCACTCATATGCacgtattttcttttctttccctctcacattataataataaatatatttaatccCAATAATTATCTTATGTACCATTATCATGATTATTATGATAAGATGTAATGATGGAGTTTGAAATTAGCGTGACTTTTGATTGTCCTTTGCTAATCAAACTTCAAACTAATGAACTAATTCCTCCTCCCTATCTACTCTATCTAATACTGTTCACATTTTAACGGAAACCCATGTTCATTGTTCATTGTTCATTGTTCATTGTTCATTGTTCATGCCTCACTCACGTATTATGAATAatatcaaaaatcaaaacccttcctcttcttctttcttattcttcttcCCCCACACTGTGTCTTTAGACCATGCAATGCAAGCCCATAAATgtctcataatttttttttattgaattttatcttttgtttttaaatacaagAATTGATAAATGTCAGGGCATACTTGGCTGTGATATTCTTTTCCAACGGTGCCTTCTGAAAACTGGAGAGAAACCATTATCTACGACTTCAAAAGGGTACTTTCTCAAAAACCCAGACCATAAATTCTttcgtatatatatatatatatatatttatggtAATTTTTGcgatttgattttcttcttggGGTCTAATAATTTCTTTAATGTATATTTATGGcgatttttttgttgtgtatATTTCTGGTTTTCGTCGTCTCTCAAAGCGGCGGTGGAAGCTCGGTTTGAAAAGAGGAAACATAAACCCTTGTGGTTCACTCATCAGCGCGGTGCCAAAAATGGAGAGAATTCATTGTTTCCCCATCTGGCCAGATCTCAACTTTTCTTGTGTCATTCATGACACTTTCAAAGTTGAAGAAATTTCCTTATTCAGGTCACTTCTTTATTCAATTACCAGATTTTcctggatttttattttattgcccTTTTTCGTAAGATCTTTGCTTCGGTAACAAGGTGAATATTTAGGGTTTCAGTTGTATAAGCTGGCCCAAATAGAGTTTTTGATTCTTCTTTACACTACTCCTATACATATATGTtgttggttttaatttttttttactttgatAGGAAGTACTTATTGTTGTTTTGGCTTCAAGGGCAACAGATTATTTGCTGCTTCCATTTATTTGCAGCAGGTTAATCAACAAGGTAACGGTTGTAATCTCCTTAATATTCATGATACTCTctcagtttattgatttattttctatcACTGTTGCCTTCTGTTTTTATGGCTTCGTTTAATGCtcttcttttaagttttttcgttgttttttctttttctttttctccttggtTTTTGGGGGATGGGGTGGAGAAATTTTCCTTTAGTTTGCAGCACGGCCTGGTTACTagtagatgatgatgatcactctttttttcttatagtttttgaatttttgttattatcGGAACAtgagaatttgatttggtAGTGAACTTTGAGTCATTGAAGAAGGTTTCAGAAATTGATTACGGATTAGTAATCATGACATGCCTTTTTCTCGGCTTGTTATGGATGAACATTAACCATCTCTTCTTTACCATTATATACTTGTTTCTACTCAATACTATtctacataaaataaatttgcagGTACTGTTTTTATATCTTTAAACTAATAATGTATTTAAGATGAAAGTCACAAGATCTGCTAATCTGTTTCAGAAATTGAATAATGAGATGCTCATTCAATACATGATCTTGCTGATGCAATACaagcaagaagaaaatagaaaggctttaatttttgtaacaaataaaaatgatagAATTTCGTTTTAGTTATTCTCTCTTTTGGGTTTTAGGTTGGCTGCGTTGGAAGGATGCTTTCCATGTATATGTGTTTCGTATCACAATATTGCTCTTGCTTCATATGAGTTTTCTGTCTTTGGAGTGGTCGTGGTCGATTTCACCTTTCCTCAAGGCCTATCTTAGGTTTGAGACCCACCAAAATCCCTTAAGTTACCTTGGCAGAAAGACAAAAGTTTTGGAACAAGTGGTACTCTTTCAATTGGCCTTGATTGGTTATAACTAAATGGTGGtctgatatatatttttgggttttatgaTGATGAGGAGAGTTGAGAAATTAGGAAGAGAATGGGATACATGGATTATAACCCTGAAAAGTTTAAAATTGTGTTAAACCCTAATCACAATAGACTGCTAGTTGATTGGTCTTGAATTTGGAAAAGTAGTGCATCAGTATCATTGTTTAACTTTTGACTTAGCATGCTAAACTGTTCGTGATATCATGCATCTTAGCATCTGCTTGACCTTATCTTCCGTACAGTTGTAGTAGATATTTCCATCTTTCCATCTGAATAATAATTGGCTGGCTTGcgaagaaattttttggtatccttttatatatgtatattagtTGATATTCTTCATGTTgtagaatatatatacttttattttaattatttatttatcttgaTTTGGTTGAATTACATAAAGTTCCTATTTTACTGCAGAAGCATATTATGGAAGAGGGCATGTCAAGCACGGTTTCAAACAGTGGGATGAAAATGAATACTGTAGGAGGAGTATCAGATTCAAGCCTGGCTGCTAATGACTCAACAGATGGTGCTTGTAAGCGTGTGTCTAAGAAGTTCAAAGGAGTTGTTGAGCAGCCAAACGGGCATTGGGGTGCCCAAATATACGCCAATCACGAAAGGGTTTGGCTTGGCACTTTCAATTCTGAGATTGATGCAGCCATGGGTTATGACAGTGCTGCACTCAAGCTTAGGGGTAGAGACTGCCATCGCAACTTTCCGTGGACAGAAACCACCTTTGAAGAGCAGCACTTTCAGAATCAGTACGCCACAGAAGTTGTGCTCATCATGATCAAGGATGGTTCCTACCAGACCAAGTTCTCAGAATTTCGAAGAAGCCGGTCTGGAATTGAGAGTGTGGGGGCTGATGTTCAATTTGGCAGCTTAGCTAGGGTACAAAGCAGCAACGGAAAGGGAGAGCTGTTGGAAGactttcttttccaaaaagaGCTGACGCCAAGCGATGTGGGTAAGCTCAATAGACTTGTGATACCAAGTAAGTATGCGTGTACCTACTTTCCCACTGTTTCTGAAGCCATAAGGGGAAAGGTGGAGAGTTGCTCCAGCCAGCTGACGTTTTATGATAGGATGATGAGGTCATGGACATTCCGGTTCTGTTTTTGGAAGAGCAGCAAGAGTTTTGTATTCACCAAGGGTTGGAGTAGGTTTGTTAGGACACACGATTTGCAGGCCAAAGACACTATCAGATTCTTGCAATGCCAGTACAAGCAATCCGGGGACGGTAATTATAAGGAGCAGCCTCACTCATTCTGCATGATTCAAGTTAAAAAGGATGGTGGTCGAAGCAATGATGTGAGCTGTTTGGTTGAGAATAATGCTAATAGTTACCAATATGATGGTGTTAGGAATGATGGAGGCATGATGGATTTGGATTATAAGTTTAAAGTTGAAGCTGTAAGCCCAAATATtcatgaagatgaagatggaaTCCTCCTGGCAGATCAGAAGAAATGTTTCAGGCTCTTTGGAGTGGAAATCAGTGATGTCGATGTGCTTTCTTCGCATTCGATCATAGTATAGTTCACCCTTCAAATGGTTCAGAAGTTTTTGTTTGAGCTTTTGCAGGGAATAGGGTTAAGTAGGTTCTCATCTGGTATACTAAACATGCATCCTTTGAAATTTAAGGATGTGAGATCAAGCTAACTGATCAATTCTTAATTGACATTGATGTCATGGAACTTTAAATTTTTACTATAACATTATGCATGCATATGTTTGCATCTGTCtgtctgattttttttttgttaaggaTGGATGATGATTGCCTGCGGCTAGCTAGGGCTGAGTTACAGTAATTTTTGAGCTGTCTTTGGTGCCCTTTGTACAGTTTgagttgtgttgtgttgtgtttacGTTTATTTTCGTTCTGGTTCTGAAAGAAAGCGATTTTGTATTTCAGGCATGTGTATTAATTTGAATTGGATGCAGTTGCTGTTTCGTTGCGGCTTTCTTAGATTTTGTGAGTTGCAAGTACGTTTTGCAAGCGAACAATGAAACATGGGCCTAAActgtttgggagtgattctaGATAGGCCAGAATCACTTATTTCCTATGTGATTTTAAGTGATTCACTCTAAGTGATTTTGAGCAGAAACACCTCATATGTGCTTctccataaaatcacttaaaaccGCTTAAAGTGATTATTTAGAGAAGTAATTCTCCATAGAATTGCTTTTTGACTTATCcagaatcactcccaaacgagcTTAAATTCTGTTGTcgtgttttgttgttttctttcttaaataGCCAGTTGAGTTGGGTTGGGCCTATGAAATTCATGAGAAGTTATTCTTTAAACCCAATCTACATCATCTGGATTCTGGATATTGGGGAACAATAACCAAGAGTTAATGTTGGATTTTAATCCTCAATGAATTGGAACTTGATCCTTGATGGAAGTGACCGCGCGTACTAACTTTATTAGATAATTTAATTGTCACTATTAAATAGTATATTCGTGATTATTAATCGGCTATGTGTTGTTGGTTGTTATGATTATTATGTTGTTGACATCGATTTGAACTTGCGATCATTCAATTTAACAATTgcctttttcttcatcttctttatttttagaaataaaCAATTGTTAAAAATTTATCTTAATTTATTCGAAATATTAGGGGTTTAGCAGTTCCACGTGGAATGTGGCAAAATCAACTATACGCAAGTAAATGCTAGCTATAAAAGGTTGTCCATCACATCACACTTTAAAGTTGTGGGTCAGTGGTGGAAGATGAAGAGATAATAATCGTGAAGTGGTACAAGCGGTATTATGCTAGTGATAATTCTTGAGGTGAAATTAATGGGGTTAATTGCGTTACAAATAATAAtgtttataattaatattgaACCCTACGGAAATGGATTTTGGAATGTGGGGGCAACAGTGAGTTTGGAAGCACTTCAtcacaaaacacttataactcTACATAGATAAATAAGTTTAAAATATACTATGAAATTCAATAATGACGAAAATTTGcgttataaaatttataaagttCATTGTTTAAAAAGTGATAGTTGATAAATTTGTTAACGATGGAGATGAAGAAGGTGAATATCATCATGTTCGATGTTGATGGTGTGGTACGATAGTGACAATGGGTTGGTTGTGGTGGAGGCGGCGATGGTGGGAGGGTACAATGGTGGTGGTCATGGCAAAGTTGTGGTAGAAGTGGTTGTGACAGAAGTGGTTGTGACAGATGGTGGTTGGATTGTAATTTAAAGAATAATTTGAATATAGTTAGTTTACATGcctagaaaagaaaacaaacaaaattaacaatataaaGGAAATACGAGTGCAGGGTTTAAGGTTATATTTCATGTCGTGTGTATTTGTGTTTTCACAACGTTCTTTTCGTTTCTCCAGCAAACAAAATCAAGTCTACTAGAAAAAGCCTTTTTATTCTCTCTTATATAAGTGAAGTAGAGTTGTCGTGACTAGTGATTAGGTAAATAGTAATTTATGGGAATGGATATATGGATATATGGATATATGGATATATGGATACAGATACAGTAGCATCTGCATATGCAAAGATGATATGATGACATGATGAAAATGGGAGGGAGATTTTTAATCCACGTCTTTATCATGTCTTCCCTCGCCTGACGCAATCCCATTTGCATTTTGCAGAATGTGCTTCCCTTCCATTCTCTTTCCCTCAGCTACCTCACATCAACATGGAAAACCAGACCCCACCAAAAATATTGGTCAAATACCAATTACTCTCTGGCATTGGCGAACGCTCGTTTTTCGTTTTCAGATCTTCTAAGACACGACTGGCTTTTTTAACCTATTGACACGATCACAATAAAGTTAATTTAGCTGGTGGAAATTCTCCCAGCCCAGGCAAAACTCCACTTCCCTCAATAtcaattgtattaaaaaagaagttgaCAGATAAAAATTTGGATACAAACATAGGCAGCTTaaataaaatgtattttacaaactaagagcatccacaatggacTCCCTAAACCACAttcttagacaaattttagagagaaattggaaaaatacaactccaaccatgctgcCTATCCATCTCCTAACATAGGTAGACCTCTAAGAGCTCCTAAAtatgaag
Above is a genomic segment from Prunus dulcis chromosome 7, ALMONDv2, whole genome shotgun sequence containing:
- the LOC117635219 gene encoding AP2/ERF and B3 domain-containing transcription factor At1g50680-like, translated to MEEGMSSTVSNSGMKMNTVGGVSDSSLAANDSTDGACKRVSKKFKGVVEQPNGHWGAQIYANHERVWLGTFNSEIDAAMGYDSAALKLRGRDCHRNFPWTETTFEEQHFQNQYATEVVLIMIKDGSYQTKFSEFRRSRSGIESVGADVQFGSLARVQSSNGKGELLEDFLFQKELTPSDVGKLNRLVIPSKYACTYFPTVSEAIRGKVESCSSQLTFYDRMMRSWTFRFCFWKSSKSFVFTKGWSRFVRTHDLQAKDTIRFLQCQYKQSGDGNYKEQPHSFCMIQVKKDGGRSNDVSCLVENNANSYQYDGVRNDGGMMDLDYKFKVEAVSPNIHEDEDGILLADQKKCFRLFGVEISDVDVLSSHSIIV